One region of Psychrobacter sp. DAB_AL43B genomic DNA includes:
- a CDS encoding RDD family protein, with protein MQMAALHIRFIAKFIDLIVCFSIYTLISTLFGRETALPEIAFFSLFLLSDSINGQSIGKRLLNIRVIEFKTQNSIGFIRSIIRNSLALLNFLLIPAAIDYILYVSYFRRLGDFIAGTCVVKTT; from the coding sequence ATGCAAATGGCGGCATTACACATTAGATTTATTGCTAAATTTATTGATTTAATTGTATGTTTTTCGATCTACACATTAATATCTACACTATTTGGTCGAGAAACAGCTTTACCTGAAATTGCTTTTTTCTCTCTTTTCTTACTGAGCGATAGTATAAATGGTCAAAGCATTGGAAAACGTTTGCTTAATATTCGTGTCATTGAATTTAAAACTCAGAATTCAATAGGTTTTATAAGATCAATTATTAGAAACAGTTTAGCTTTATTAAATTTTTTACTAATACCCGCTGCAATTGATTATATCTTATATGTTAGCTATTTTCGTAGGCTAGGAGACTTCATTGCAGGTACTTGTGTGGTAAAAACGACTTAA
- the gcvP gene encoding aminomethyl-transferring glycine dehydrogenase, whose product MTISQNPTFDTFKGLFNEAEFVYRHLGSNETKQANLLSAVGYKDMASFINDTVPEPVRMHKALDLPLAMSEHAALAKLRKMADGITVNKSYIGQGYSPVRMPAVIQRNVLENPGWYTAYTPYQAEIAQGRLEALLNFQQVCIDLTGLELAGASLLDEATAAAEAMAMSKRMSKSKSNQFFVDERIYPQTLDVVNTRAKYFGFDVVVGDFELAKSGDYFGALFQYVGQEGDVKDLTDVIAAVKENKTYTSVVSDIMSLVLLKSPADMGADVALGSTQRFGIPMGFGGPHAAYFAFSDKAKRSAPGRIIGVSKDAQGNTALRMALQTREQHIRREKANSNICTSQVLLANLAGMYAVYHGPTGVKRIATRIHAFATAFADVIKNANGDNKLSVVHDQFFDTVVVDCGSEQLATQIFENADNVGYNLWRLGNNKLGVAFSETSDQEDFSVLTQLFVSKAHDLPEAATVSLDAAHLRTDDILSHPVFNSHHTEHEMLRYLKSLEDKDLAMNRSMIALGSCTMKLNATSEMLPITWPEFANVHPFAPVDQVTGYVAMIDSLQEQLKAITGFDEISMQPNSGASGEYAGILAIRRYHESLGEMNRDICLIPQSAHGTNPATAIMMGMKVVVVKTDDNGNVDIADLTAKCEEHSDNLGALMITYPSTHGVFEEGIRDICDLIHNHGGQVYMDGANMNAQVAIMQPAEVGADVLHMNLHKTFCIPHGGGGPGMGPIGMQAHLAPFIANHKIIPVHNAQNECSAVSAAPYGSASILPISWMYITMMGRDGLLAATNLALLNANYVADQLKGDYPILYAGKNGRVAHECIIDIRPLKDETGISESDIAKRLMDYGFHAPTMSFPVSGTLMIEPTESESKEELDRFINALKSIKAEAMKAKAGEDGWTLEDNPLVNAPHTAAVITSSDWSHPYSRDVAAFPLPYVREHKFWPSVGRIDDAYGDKNLMCSCPSIENYM is encoded by the coding sequence ATGACTATCTCTCAAAACCCAACGTTCGATACCTTTAAAGGTTTATTTAACGAAGCTGAATTCGTTTATCGCCATCTTGGCTCTAATGAAACCAAGCAAGCGAATTTACTTAGTGCTGTTGGTTATAAAGATATGGCAAGCTTTATCAATGATACTGTCCCTGAGCCAGTACGTATGCATAAAGCATTAGATTTACCACTTGCCATGAGTGAGCACGCTGCTCTCGCCAAATTGCGCAAGATGGCAGACGGTATTACCGTTAATAAAAGCTATATCGGTCAGGGTTATTCGCCTGTGCGCATGCCAGCCGTTATTCAGCGTAACGTGTTAGAAAATCCAGGCTGGTATACCGCTTATACGCCTTATCAAGCTGAAATTGCCCAAGGTCGTCTAGAAGCATTGCTTAACTTCCAACAAGTTTGTATCGATTTGACGGGTCTTGAGCTTGCTGGTGCGTCATTACTTGATGAAGCAACGGCTGCTGCAGAAGCTATGGCCATGTCAAAACGTATGAGCAAAAGCAAATCAAACCAATTCTTTGTTGATGAGCGCATTTATCCACAAACGCTAGACGTTGTTAATACTCGCGCCAAATACTTTGGTTTTGACGTTGTCGTTGGTGATTTCGAGCTAGCTAAGTCTGGTGATTACTTTGGTGCATTATTCCAATATGTCGGCCAAGAAGGTGATGTTAAAGATTTAACCGACGTTATCGCGGCAGTGAAAGAAAACAAAACCTATACCTCAGTTGTCAGCGACATCATGAGTTTAGTATTGTTAAAATCACCTGCCGATATGGGTGCAGACGTAGCACTTGGTAGCACCCAGCGCTTTGGTATTCCAATGGGCTTTGGTGGTCCACATGCTGCTTACTTTGCCTTCTCCGATAAAGCAAAACGTTCAGCACCTGGTCGTATCATTGGCGTATCAAAAGACGCTCAAGGCAATACCGCTCTACGTATGGCGCTACAAACTCGTGAGCAACATATCCGCCGCGAAAAAGCCAACTCAAACATTTGTACGTCACAAGTACTACTTGCTAACTTAGCGGGTATGTATGCGGTGTATCATGGTCCAACTGGCGTTAAGCGTATTGCTACCCGTATTCATGCGTTTGCCACTGCTTTTGCTGACGTGATTAAAAATGCCAATGGTGACAATAAGTTAAGCGTTGTTCATGACCAATTCTTTGATACCGTGGTTGTTGATTGTGGTTCAGAGCAGCTTGCGACGCAAATCTTTGAAAATGCGGATAATGTTGGTTATAACTTATGGCGTCTTGGCAATAATAAACTGGGCGTTGCTTTTAGTGAAACCAGTGACCAAGAAGACTTTAGCGTCCTAACCCAGTTATTTGTTAGCAAAGCACATGACCTACCAGAAGCGGCTACTGTTTCATTAGATGCAGCGCATTTACGTACCGATGATATCCTAAGCCATCCAGTATTTAACTCGCATCATACCGAGCATGAAATGCTACGTTATTTAAAATCTTTAGAAGATAAAGATTTAGCGATGAACCGTAGTATGATTGCCCTTGGTAGCTGTACCATGAAACTGAATGCGACCAGTGAGATGTTACCGATTACTTGGCCTGAGTTTGCAAACGTGCATCCTTTTGCCCCAGTAGATCAAGTAACTGGCTATGTAGCGATGATTGATAGCTTACAAGAGCAGCTTAAAGCCATCACTGGTTTTGATGAAATCTCTATGCAGCCAAACTCTGGTGCCTCTGGTGAATATGCCGGTATCCTTGCGATCCGCCGTTATCATGAGTCGTTGGGTGAAATGAATCGTGATATCTGCCTGATTCCACAATCTGCACACGGTACTAACCCTGCAACCGCCATCATGATGGGCATGAAAGTGGTCGTGGTCAAAACTGATGACAATGGTAACGTTGACATTGCTGACCTAACCGCTAAATGTGAAGAGCACAGCGACAATCTAGGTGCCTTGATGATTACTTATCCATCAACCCATGGTGTATTTGAAGAAGGTATCCGTGATATTTGTGACCTCATTCATAACCATGGTGGTCAGGTCTATATGGATGGTGCCAACATGAACGCACAGGTCGCTATCATGCAACCAGCGGAAGTGGGTGCTGATGTATTGCACATGAACTTGCACAAAACCTTCTGTATTCCTCATGGCGGCGGTGGCCCAGGTATGGGTCCTATCGGTATGCAAGCGCATTTGGCACCGTTTATTGCCAACCACAAGATTATCCCTGTACATAATGCGCAAAATGAGTGCTCAGCAGTATCAGCTGCCCCTTATGGTTCAGCGAGCATTTTGCCAATCTCTTGGATGTATATTACCATGATGGGCCGTGATGGCTTGTTAGCAGCGACCAATCTTGCATTGTTAAACGCTAACTATGTTGCTGATCAGCTTAAAGGTGACTACCCTATCTTGTATGCTGGCAAAAATGGCCGTGTGGCGCACGAATGTATCATCGATATTCGCCCATTAAAAGACGAGACCGGCATCAGTGAAAGTGATATTGCCAAACGCTTAATGGATTATGGCTTCCACGCCCCAACCATGAGCTTCCCAGTATCAGGCACCTTGATGATTGAGCCTACTGAGTCTGAATCAAAAGAAGAATTGGATCGCTTTATTAATGCACTGAAATCTATCAAAGCTGAAGCGATGAAAGCCAAAGCTGGCGAAGATGGTTGGACATTAGAGGACAACCCATTAGTCAATGCACCACATACCGCCGCTGTGATTACCAGTAGCGACTGGTCACATCCGTATAGCCGTGATGTAGCCGCATTCCCATTACCTTATGTACGCGAACATAAATTCTGGCCAAGCGTTGGTCGTATTGATGACGCTTACGGTGATAAGAACTTAATGTGCTCTTGCCCAAGTATTGAAAACTACATGTAG
- the gcvH gene encoding glycine cleavage system protein GcvH, whose product MSNIPAELKYIASHEWLRLEDDGTITVGITDHAQELLGDVVFVELPDVGDIIAVDDEISVVESVKAASDVYAPISGEVVAINEALEDDPEIINSDPYGEGWFFRMKPDNMADYEALLSADEYESEL is encoded by the coding sequence ATGAGTAACATCCCAGCAGAACTAAAATACATCGCCAGCCACGAGTGGTTACGCTTAGAAGACGACGGTACTATTACTGTTGGTATCACTGACCATGCGCAAGAGCTATTGGGTGATGTGGTATTTGTAGAATTGCCAGACGTGGGTGACATCATCGCTGTTGATGACGAAATCTCAGTGGTTGAATCAGTAAAAGCGGCCTCTGACGTTTATGCGCCTATCTCAGGTGAAGTCGTTGCGATTAACGAAGCACTAGAAGATGATCCAGAGATCATCAACTCTGACCCATATGGTGAAGGTTGGTTCTTTAGAATGAAGCCTGACAATATGGCTGACTACGAAGCATTACTGTCTGCTGATGAGTACGAAAGCGAGCTGTAA
- the gcvT gene encoding glycine cleavage system aminomethyltransferase GcvT: MTDIQDTTAQDTNSQAPQRTALYQSHVDSAGKLVDFSGWELPIHYGSQIEEHEAVRSDAGMFDVSHMVIVDVKGSDAKAWLQKLLANDVDKLKTVGKALYSPMLNEQGGIIDDLIVYLSNSEETAYRIVSNAGTRDKDMAHFEKTVKEFDVTLTERTELAMLAVQGPNAVEKLAQVKPSWADTLTAIKPFVGADLTDIEGADWFVARTGYTGEDGVEVIMHADEAPAFFEQLKANGVKPAGLGARDTLRMEAGMNLYGHDMDEGISPYESNMGWTLALKDERDFIGREALVNKRKQSKNDNTAMKQVGLLMTSRGVLREGMEVTINQGTDKEQKGIITSGTFSPSLKNSIAIARVPATLADDDNVQIDLRGKGKFVDVRVLKLPFVRNGKQQFDA, translated from the coding sequence ATGACCGATATTCAAGATACCACTGCTCAAGATACCAATAGCCAAGCCCCTCAGCGTACTGCTCTTTACCAGTCTCACGTCGATAGTGCTGGCAAACTGGTAGATTTTTCTGGCTGGGAATTGCCTATTCATTACGGCTCACAAATCGAAGAACACGAAGCCGTTCGTAGCGATGCCGGTATGTTTGATGTCTCACATATGGTTATTGTTGATGTGAAAGGTAGTGATGCCAAAGCATGGTTACAAAAGCTGCTCGCTAATGATGTTGATAAACTAAAAACAGTTGGCAAAGCACTTTATTCTCCTATGCTTAATGAGCAAGGCGGCATCATCGATGACTTAATCGTCTACTTATCGAATAGTGAAGAAACGGCATACCGTATCGTATCAAATGCCGGAACGCGTGATAAAGATATGGCGCATTTTGAAAAAACGGTGAAAGAGTTTGATGTTACGTTAACTGAGCGTACAGAGCTTGCTATGCTTGCTGTTCAAGGACCCAATGCGGTTGAAAAACTGGCACAAGTTAAACCTAGCTGGGCTGATACTTTAACCGCGATTAAGCCTTTTGTTGGTGCCGACTTAACGGATATCGAAGGCGCAGATTGGTTCGTCGCCCGTACCGGTTATACTGGTGAAGATGGCGTCGAAGTCATCATGCATGCCGATGAAGCACCAGCGTTCTTTGAGCAATTAAAAGCCAATGGCGTTAAACCTGCCGGTCTTGGCGCTCGTGATACCTTGCGTATGGAAGCTGGCATGAACCTTTATGGTCATGACATGGATGAAGGTATCAGCCCTTATGAATCCAATATGGGTTGGACACTTGCGTTAAAAGACGAGCGTGACTTTATTGGTCGTGAGGCACTTGTTAATAAACGCAAACAGTCAAAAAATGACAATACCGCCATGAAACAAGTCGGCCTATTAATGACCAGTCGTGGCGTATTACGTGAAGGCATGGAAGTGACCATCAATCAAGGCACTGATAAAGAGCAAAAAGGTATCATTACTAGTGGCACCTTCTCCCCTAGCCTCAAAAACTCTATCGCCATCGCCCGTGTTCCTGCTACCCTAGCAGACGATGACAATGTGCAAATTGATCTGCGCGGCAAAGGTAAATTCGTCGATGTACGCGTTCTTAAGCTACCGTTTGTTCGTAATGGCAAACAGCAGTTTGACGCATAG
- a CDS encoding AAA family ATPase, with protein sequence MTTADKTKKKFTGTQSYIATDDLQLAVNAAMTLQKPLLIKGEPGTGKTLLAEEVAESLGMPLITWHIKSTTKAEQGLYEYDAVSRLRDSQMGDDKVYEIGNYIKPGKLWDAFTSKERSVLLIDEIDKADIEFPNDLLHELDKMSFYVYETGETITAEQRPVVIITSNNEKELPDAFLRRCFFHYIDFPEEETMRQIIEVHFPNIQEKLVNDALDIFYKLRNIQGLKKPPSTSELVDWLTLLLADDMAQAELEENLRGEKSIPPLYGALLKNEADVSLLQRFANIMRR encoded by the coding sequence ATGACCACAGCGGATAAAACGAAGAAAAAATTTACTGGCACGCAAAGCTATATTGCCACCGATGATTTACAGCTGGCAGTCAACGCAGCGATGACGTTACAAAAGCCATTGCTGATCAAAGGTGAGCCGGGTACCGGTAAGACTTTACTGGCAGAAGAAGTTGCCGAAAGTTTAGGTATGCCACTGATTACATGGCATATCAAATCGACTACTAAAGCAGAGCAAGGGCTGTATGAATACGATGCTGTATCGCGTTTGCGTGATTCGCAAATGGGTGATGATAAGGTGTATGAAATTGGCAACTATATTAAGCCGGGTAAATTGTGGGATGCCTTTACTAGTAAAGAGCGTAGCGTACTATTGATTGATGAGATTGATAAAGCGGACATTGAATTCCCAAATGATCTGCTACACGAACTTGATAAGATGTCTTTTTATGTTTATGAGACCGGCGAGACCATTACCGCTGAGCAACGCCCAGTAGTAATTATCACTTCAAACAATGAAAAAGAACTGCCGGATGCATTTTTGCGTCGTTGCTTCTTCCATTATATTGATTTCCCAGAAGAAGAAACCATGCGCCAAATCATTGAAGTGCATTTTCCTAATATTCAAGAAAAGCTGGTCAATGATGCGCTTGATATCTTTTATAAGCTACGTAATATTCAAGGGCTCAAAAAGCCACCATCAACCTCAGAATTGGTCGATTGGTTAACGCTATTACTTGCCGATGATATGGCGCAAGCAGAATTAGAAGAAAACTTGCGCGGTGAAAAATCTATTCCGCCGTTATATGGTGCTTTGCTTAAAAACGAAGCTGATGTGAGCCTGCTCCAGCGCTTTGCCAATATTATGCGTCGTTAA
- a CDS encoding nitroreductase family protein, whose translation MNPNTHSKDSLATPNHTPQLQAFRDIVESRRSVRRFTDTPIPDDVLADCLRLAMLAPNSSNLQPWEFYVIDDADNRKRAVKNCMNQNAAKTSARLIAVVARTDVWHDHAKQILREYPDTPVPKKVKDYYTKVVAMDFLRGPANMLSAAKWGATQVVRRVKGPIKSPYYTFEDTKNWATNNTSLAAENLMLALRAHGFDSCPMGGFDEPAMKRLLKLSDEHHIVMMIGAGERADNGVYNTQFRFEQNQFVHYV comes from the coding sequence ATGAACCCCAACACTCATAGTAAAGACAGCCTCGCTACGCCTAATCATACCCCGCAGCTACAAGCGTTTCGCGACATAGTAGAGTCGCGCCGTTCGGTGCGCCGTTTTACGGACACGCCAATACCTGACGATGTATTAGCAGACTGTCTGCGTCTGGCTATGCTAGCGCCGAACTCTAGCAATCTACAGCCATGGGAGTTTTATGTTATCGATGATGCTGATAATCGCAAACGCGCGGTCAAAAACTGCATGAATCAAAATGCGGCAAAAACATCAGCGCGCTTAATCGCTGTCGTTGCTCGTACTGACGTTTGGCATGACCATGCTAAGCAGATTCTACGTGAATATCCTGATACACCGGTTCCAAAAAAAGTCAAAGACTACTACACCAAAGTCGTTGCCATGGACTTTTTGCGTGGGCCAGCCAATATGCTATCAGCCGCTAAATGGGGTGCAACTCAAGTGGTTAGGCGTGTAAAAGGTCCGATCAAATCGCCTTACTATACCTTTGAAGATACAAAAAACTGGGCAACCAATAACACCTCTTTAGCTGCCGAAAACTTGATGTTGGCACTACGAGCGCATGGCTTTGATAGCTGTCCGATGGGCGGCTTCGATGAACCTGCCATGAAGCGCTTGTTAAAGTTAAGCGACGAGCATCATATCGTTATGATGATTGGGGCTGGCGAGCGTGCGGACAATGGCGTCTACAATACCCAGTTTCGCTTTGAGCAAAATCAATTTGTGCACTACGTATAA
- a CDS encoding YcgL domain-containing protein, whose product MHCDIYKFSKHDDMYVYVARPDYPNDTDEIKDWLGVLPKDFRASLGRSKFVMHLDLAATPTLARVDKAEVLAKLQSQGYFVQMPPQDVMRRQAELRAREAQDNIYD is encoded by the coding sequence ATGCATTGCGATATTTATAAATTCTCCAAACATGACGATATGTATGTCTATGTTGCGCGTCCTGATTATCCTAACGATACCGACGAGATTAAGGATTGGCTGGGTGTCCTACCGAAAGACTTTCGTGCCAGCTTAGGTCGTAGCAAGTTTGTCATGCATTTAGATTTGGCAGCCACGCCAACCCTTGCTCGTGTCGACAAAGCAGAAGTATTGGCAAAATTACAGTCGCAAGGGTATTTCGTGCAGATGCCACCACAAGATGTTATGCGCCGCCAAGCAGAGTTGCGTGCACGCGAAGCCCAAGACAATATTTATGATTAG
- a CDS encoding vWA domain-containing protein, with protein MFIKLFYTLRTYGVPVSTRELLDLNAALEQGLMMQPHPENPELSTFASREDMYRLIRLCMVKDERHFDKFDRAMADYFEGVDSLDMDELLAKLTDIPKEWLDLKLDPKNLTDEQRRLLKKYGSLEELMKALEERLKEQKERHQGGSKWVGTGGTSPFGAYGDHPEGVRVGGESRKRSAAKVWEQRKYRNLDDDSQLGTRQIQMALRNLRQFARTGSADELDIHETIKRTAKKGVLDIHMQAERRNRVKVLMLFDVGGSMDIHVEALEKLFSAAKNEFKTLEFFYFHNCLYDYVWKDNDRRHSAPMPTFELLNKYGREYRVIFVGDASMSPYELMTVGGSVEYMNNEAGIVWLKRVLAHFDKVAWLNPENPAYWQYTQTIVEIKKLFDNKMYPMTLHGVEEMTNYMAR; from the coding sequence ATGTTTATCAAACTATTCTATACCTTGCGGACTTACGGTGTGCCCGTTAGTACGCGTGAGCTGCTTGACCTAAATGCCGCGCTTGAGCAAGGGTTGATGATGCAGCCACATCCTGAAAATCCGGAATTGTCTACCTTTGCCAGTCGTGAAGATATGTACCGGTTGATTCGGCTCTGTATGGTCAAAGATGAGCGCCACTTTGATAAATTTGATCGGGCGATGGCAGATTATTTTGAGGGCGTTGATAGTCTCGATATGGATGAGCTGTTGGCTAAGCTAACGGATATTCCTAAAGAGTGGTTAGATTTAAAATTAGACCCAAAAAACCTGACTGATGAGCAGCGTCGCCTACTCAAAAAATACGGCTCCCTTGAAGAGTTGATGAAAGCATTAGAAGAACGCCTCAAGGAGCAAAAAGAGCGTCATCAGGGTGGTAGTAAGTGGGTCGGTACGGGCGGCACTTCACCATTTGGGGCCTATGGCGATCATCCAGAAGGCGTAAGAGTCGGCGGTGAATCGCGTAAACGCAGCGCCGCCAAAGTTTGGGAGCAGCGTAAATACCGCAATCTTGATGACGACAGTCAACTTGGTACCCGTCAAATTCAGATGGCATTGCGCAATCTTCGCCAGTTTGCACGTACAGGTAGCGCTGATGAGCTTGATATTCATGAAACCATTAAACGCACTGCCAAGAAAGGCGTGCTTGATATTCATATGCAGGCTGAGCGCCGTAACCGTGTCAAAGTGCTGATGCTATTTGATGTCGGTGGTAGTATGGATATCCATGTCGAAGCGTTAGAAAAGCTATTTTCTGCAGCCAAAAATGAGTTTAAGACCTTAGAGTTCTTTTATTTTCATAATTGTTTGTATGATTATGTGTGGAAAGACAATGACCGTCGCCATAGCGCACCGATGCCAACCTTTGAGCTGCTTAATAAATATGGACGAGAGTATCGTGTCATATTCGTTGGTGATGCGTCGATGTCGCCTTATGAGCTGATGACGGTCGGCGGCAGCGTTGAATATATGAATAATGAAGCAGGTATAGTATGGCTGAAGCGTGTGCTAGCACATTTTGATAAAGTGGCTTGGCTCAATCCTGAGAATCCTGCCTATTGGCAATATACTCAAACCATCGTTGAGATTAAAAAGCTATTTGATAATAAAATGTATCCCATGACGTTGCATGGGGTCGAAGAGATGACCAACTATATGGCACGGTAG
- a CDS encoding phosphodiester glycosidase family protein, whose product MPSSTFTRPHTILAAALIAFSISACQPTDTHSTAPDTTDWSCQSQKSPFAYSVCYVKSEVLAGERYSLQLFWQQANSTQPLLSFDNLLTTLPAEQTLNFAMNAGMYNENYAPIGYTVIKGKEIRALNLKEGGGNFHLLPNGVMWWDKTGAVQITESNTLDEQLTSGQAQPWYATQSGPMLVINNEIHPQFNPHSTSIKLRNGAGVCSDGSIRFVNSDEPVTFYQFSALFKDDLQCPNALFLDGGIASALYAPSIDKHDKKEMGVIIGLIETKK is encoded by the coding sequence ATGCCAAGCTCCACTTTTACTAGACCTCACACCATACTAGCAGCAGCACTTATCGCATTTAGTATAAGTGCTTGCCAGCCAACGGACACCCATAGCACTGCCCCTGATACGACTGACTGGTCGTGTCAGTCGCAGAAATCACCGTTTGCTTATAGTGTTTGTTATGTTAAATCTGAAGTATTAGCTGGCGAACGTTATTCACTACAGCTATTTTGGCAGCAAGCCAATAGTACTCAGCCGTTACTGTCTTTTGATAACTTATTAACGACTTTGCCAGCAGAACAAACATTGAATTTTGCCATGAACGCTGGCATGTACAACGAGAACTACGCGCCCATCGGCTATACCGTTATCAAAGGTAAAGAGATTCGTGCGTTAAACCTTAAAGAAGGTGGTGGCAACTTTCACTTATTGCCTAATGGTGTGATGTGGTGGGATAAGACTGGCGCAGTGCAAATCACCGAAAGCAACACCTTAGATGAGCAGCTAACAAGTGGTCAAGCCCAACCTTGGTATGCCACTCAATCGGGCCCTATGCTGGTTATTAATAATGAGATTCATCCGCAATTTAACCCTCATAGCACATCAATCAAGCTTCGTAACGGCGCAGGCGTTTGCAGTGATGGCAGCATACGGTTTGTTAATAGCGATGAGCCTGTGACATTTTATCAATTTTCAGCGCTGTTCAAAGACGATCTACAGTGTCCAAATGCGCTGTTTTTGGATGGCGGTATCGCTTCAGCGTTGTATGCGCCCAGCATCGATAAACACGATAAAAAAGAGATGGGTGTTATCATTGGGCTCATTGAAACTAAGAAGTAG